The proteins below come from a single Myxocyprinus asiaticus isolate MX2 ecotype Aquarium Trade chromosome 28, UBuf_Myxa_2, whole genome shotgun sequence genomic window:
- the LOC127418840 gene encoding mitochondrial ubiquitin ligase activator of NFKB 1-like isoform X2: MEASGRPSTAQTVLLATSSALTAVLYTIYKRKASHVTRLREAKKLPLNPDLQTILAKAPGKCVPYAVIEGVVRSVKETLNSQFVDNCKGVIERLTLKEKKMVWNRTTHLCIYCGRSKGKSAAFWTSTGSCRADESRSLTWQRMMCHLVCAPYA, encoded by the exons ATGGAGGCCAGTGGCAGACCCTCAACAGCACAGACTGTTTTGCTGGCCACCAGTTCAGCTCTGACTGCTGTATTATACACCATATACAAGAGGAAGGCAAGCCATGTAACTAGATTAAGG GAGGCCAAGAAGTTGCCATTAAACCCAGATCTCCAAACTATTCTCGCCAAAGCACCAGGAAAATGTGTACCTTATGCAGTTATTGAAG GTGTTGTGCGGTCAGTGAAGGAGACCTTGAACAGCCAGTTTGTTGACAACTGCAAAGGGGTCATCGAGAGGTTGACCTTGAAGGAGAAGAAGATGGTGTGGAATCGCACAACACATCTctg TATCTACTGCGGAAGAAGCAAAGGAAAGAGCGCAGCCTTCTGGACGAGTACAGGAAGTTGCAGAGCAGACGAATCCAGGAGCTTAACCTGGCAGAGGATGATGTGTCACCTAGTATGTGCACCGTATGCCTAA
- the LOC127418840 gene encoding mitochondrial ubiquitin ligase activator of NFKB 1-like isoform X1 has product MLFKLYFLIISWAVNRRMEASGRPSTAQTVLLATSSALTAVLYTIYKRKASHVTRLREAKKLPLNPDLQTILAKAPGKCVPYAVIEGVVRSVKETLNSQFVDNCKGVIERLTLKEKKMVWNRTTHLCIYCGRSKGKSAAFWTSTGSCRADESRSLTWQRMMCHLVCAPYA; this is encoded by the exons atgttatttaaattatatttcttaATAATCAGCTGGGCTGTAAATAGAAGGATGGAGGCCAGTGGCAGACCCTCAACAGCACAGACTGTTTTGCTGGCCACCAGTTCAGCTCTGACTGCTGTATTATACACCATATACAAGAGGAAGGCAAGCCATGTAACTAGATTAAGG GAGGCCAAGAAGTTGCCATTAAACCCAGATCTCCAAACTATTCTCGCCAAAGCACCAGGAAAATGTGTACCTTATGCAGTTATTGAAG GTGTTGTGCGGTCAGTGAAGGAGACCTTGAACAGCCAGTTTGTTGACAACTGCAAAGGGGTCATCGAGAGGTTGACCTTGAAGGAGAAGAAGATGGTGTGGAATCGCACAACACATCTctg TATCTACTGCGGAAGAAGCAAAGGAAAGAGCGCAGCCTTCTGGACGAGTACAGGAAGTTGCAGAGCAGACGAATCCAGGAGCTTAACCTGGCAGAGGATGATGTGTCACCTAGTATGTGCACCGTATGCCTAA